One genomic segment of Tripterygium wilfordii isolate XIE 37 chromosome 9, ASM1340144v1, whole genome shotgun sequence includes these proteins:
- the LOC120005049 gene encoding mRNA cap guanine-N7 methyltransferase 2 isoform X1 produces MVMASYGIPRTDSIQHRLFDFAKTALIKIFSHPYATVCDLYCGGGADADKWDAVQISHYIGIDDSSSGINEIREANEMQSKNYTAEYFEVDPCSENLETQLPEKANQADLVCCLQHLQSCFETEGRARRLLHNVSSLLKPGGYFFGITPDSSTIWAKYQKNVEAYHNRSSSMKPNIVPNCIRSESYMITFEVEEEKFPLFGKKYQLKFASDVSPETHSLVHFPSLIRLAREAGLEYVEMQNLTEFYDDNRAQFAGMLMNFGPNLVDPRGRLLSRSYDVLGLYTTFIFQKPDPDVTPPLTTPLLQESNYNHDERERQGSGWRDDEKNGQTDPSLRIAKISEQKGILGPGPADLRFAEAL; encoded by the exons ATGGTGATGGCTTCATATGGAATTCCGAGAACCGACTCGATTCAACACCGTCTCTTCGACTTCGCCAAGACTGCTCTCATCAAGATCTTCTCACACCCTTACGCCACG GTCTGTGACTTGTATTGTGGAGGAGGAGCAGACGCCGACAAATGGGACGCTGTTCAAATTAGCCACTACATCGGAATTG ATGATTCTTCGTCTGGGATAAATGAGATTAGAGAAGCAAACGAGATGCAGAGTAAAAATTACACCGCCGAGTACTTTGAGGTCGACCCTTGCTCG GAAAATCTAGAAACACAGTTGCCAGAAAAGGCCAACCAAGCCGATTTAGTTTGCTGCTTGCAGCATTTGCAG TCGTGTTTTGAAACTGAAGGGAGGGCAAGGAGACTTCTGCATAATGTATCATCCCTGTTGAAACCTGGGGgttatttttttggtattacTCCTGACTCATCTACCATATG GGCAAAATACCAAAAGAATGTTGAAGCATATCACAACAGAAGCAGCAGCATGAAACCCAACATTGTTCCCAACTGCATTAGATCGGAGAGCTATATGATTACCTTTGAAGTTGAGGAAGAGAA GTTCCCATTATTTGGAAAGAAATACCAATTAAAATTTGCAAGTGATGTCTCTCCTGAAACTCATTCCTTGGTCCATTTTCCAAGCTTGATCAG GTTAGCCAGGGAAGCTGGTCTAGAGTATGTGGAGATGCAGAACTTAACAGAATTTTATGATGATAACAG AGCACAATTTGCAGGCATGCTGATGAATTTTGGTCCAAATCTTGTTGATCCCAGGGGCAGGCTCCTTTCTCGATCGTATGATGTGCTAG GTCTATATACCACATTCATATTTCAAAAGCCTGATCCAGATGTTACCCCTCCACTCACAACGCCATTGTTGCAGGAGAGTAATTACAATCATGATGAG AGGGAGAGGCAGGGGTCTGGCTGGAGGGATGATGAAAAGAACGGCCAAACTGACCCTTCTCTTCGAATAGCCAAGATTAGTGAGCAGAAAGGGATATTGGGTCCTGGTCCAGCAGATCTTCGTTTTGCAGAGGCACTTTGA
- the LOC120005049 gene encoding mRNA cap guanine-N7 methyltransferase 2 isoform X2, with translation MVMASYGIPRTDSIQHRLFDFAKTALIKIFSHPYATVCDLYCGGGADADKWDAVQISHYIGIDDSSSGINEIREANEMQSKNYTAEYFEENLETQLPEKANQADLVCCLQHLQSCFETEGRARRLLHNVSSLLKPGGYFFGITPDSSTIWAKYQKNVEAYHNRSSSMKPNIVPNCIRSESYMITFEVEEEKFPLFGKKYQLKFASDVSPETHSLVHFPSLIRLAREAGLEYVEMQNLTEFYDDNRAQFAGMLMNFGPNLVDPRGRLLSRSYDVLGLYTTFIFQKPDPDVTPPLTTPLLQESNYNHDERERQGSGWRDDEKNGQTDPSLRIAKISEQKGILGPGPADLRFAEAL, from the exons ATGGTGATGGCTTCATATGGAATTCCGAGAACCGACTCGATTCAACACCGTCTCTTCGACTTCGCCAAGACTGCTCTCATCAAGATCTTCTCACACCCTTACGCCACG GTCTGTGACTTGTATTGTGGAGGAGGAGCAGACGCCGACAAATGGGACGCTGTTCAAATTAGCCACTACATCGGAATTG ATGATTCTTCGTCTGGGATAAATGAGATTAGAGAAGCAAACGAGATGCAGAGTAAAAATTACACCGCCGAGTACTTTGAG GAAAATCTAGAAACACAGTTGCCAGAAAAGGCCAACCAAGCCGATTTAGTTTGCTGCTTGCAGCATTTGCAG TCGTGTTTTGAAACTGAAGGGAGGGCAAGGAGACTTCTGCATAATGTATCATCCCTGTTGAAACCTGGGGgttatttttttggtattacTCCTGACTCATCTACCATATG GGCAAAATACCAAAAGAATGTTGAAGCATATCACAACAGAAGCAGCAGCATGAAACCCAACATTGTTCCCAACTGCATTAGATCGGAGAGCTATATGATTACCTTTGAAGTTGAGGAAGAGAA GTTCCCATTATTTGGAAAGAAATACCAATTAAAATTTGCAAGTGATGTCTCTCCTGAAACTCATTCCTTGGTCCATTTTCCAAGCTTGATCAG GTTAGCCAGGGAAGCTGGTCTAGAGTATGTGGAGATGCAGAACTTAACAGAATTTTATGATGATAACAG AGCACAATTTGCAGGCATGCTGATGAATTTTGGTCCAAATCTTGTTGATCCCAGGGGCAGGCTCCTTTCTCGATCGTATGATGTGCTAG GTCTATATACCACATTCATATTTCAAAAGCCTGATCCAGATGTTACCCCTCCACTCACAACGCCATTGTTGCAGGAGAGTAATTACAATCATGATGAG AGGGAGAGGCAGGGGTCTGGCTGGAGGGATGATGAAAAGAACGGCCAAACTGACCCTTCTCTTCGAATAGCCAAGATTAGTGAGCAGAAAGGGATATTGGGTCCTGGTCCAGCAGATCTTCGTTTTGCAGAGGCACTTTGA